A window of the Cicer arietinum cultivar CDC Frontier isolate Library 1 chromosome 6, Cicar.CDCFrontier_v2.0, whole genome shotgun sequence genome harbors these coding sequences:
- the LOC101494829 gene encoding pentatricopeptide repeat-containing protein At5g48910 yields the protein MNYPMLKPQTTPYHHPQTLIPQIKHCKTIQQLKQLHAIFIKTNQTHDPTVSTELLKLSSTSAFRDPIYALSLFDQMPQPNVFAWNTVIRAFSDSSNADKALLLFCRMLFDGFVEPNSFTFPSVLKACSVVDGLKEGKQIHCLVVKFGFVDDEFIISNLIRMYVMCGSIENASVLFHRNVDFVSSRNGVIVRDKRRQEGNVVLCNVMIDGYVRNGKLDVARGMFDKMHQRSVVSWNSMISGYAQNGFFMEAIDLFRRMMEMGDVSLNRVTLVSVLPAISRLGALELGKWVHLYAERNGIQIDEVLGSALVDMYAKCGSIEKAVQVFERLPQTNYIAWNAVIGGLAMHGKAKEVLDCFSRMERSGVSPSDVTYIAILSACSHAGLVEKGRSFFKDMVNRVGLEPRIEHYGCMVDLLGRAGYLEEAEELIMNMPIRSDDVIWKALLGACKMHKNVEIGRRAAEVLMKLAPHDSGAYVALSNLYAASGNWDGVAKVRLMMKEMDIRKDPGCSWIEIDGVIHEFLVEDDSHPRAKEINSMLKEISNKLSLVGHMPNTTQVLVKMDQKHKESLLHYHSEKIAVAFGLISTSPKTTLQIVKNLRICDDCHSSMKLISKFYERRIVIRDRKRFHHFENGSCSCMDYW from the coding sequence ATGAATTATCCAATGCTAAAACCCCAAACAACACCTTACCACCATCCACAAACTCTAATCCCACAAATCAAACACTGCAAAACAATACAACAATTAAAGCAACTCCACgccattttcatcaaaacaaacCAAACACATGACCCAACAGTATCAACAGAGCTTCTCAAACTCTCATCCACCTCAGCTTTTCGAGACCCGATTTATGCCCTCTCTCTGTTCGACCAAATGCCTCAACCAAACGTCTTTGCATGGAACACTGTCATAAGGGCATTTTCTGATAGCAGTAATGCTGATAAAGCATTGTTGCTTTTCTGTCGAATGTTGTTTGATGGTTTTGTGGAGCCTAATAGCTTCACTTTTCCTTCTGTTTTGAAGGCTTGTTCTGTTGTTGATGGGTTGAAAGAAGGGAAACAGATTCATTGTTTGGTTGTTAAGTTTGGATTTGTTGATGatgaatttattattagtaatttgATTAGGATGTATGTTATGTGTGGGAGTATTGAGAATGCTAGTGTTTTGTTTCATAGGAATGTTGATTTTGTGAGTAGTAGAAATGGAGTGATAGTGAGAGATAAGAGAAGGCAAGAGGGTAATGTTGTTCTATGcaatgttatgattgatgggtaTGTAAGAAATGGGAAACTTGATGTTGCTAGGGGCATGTTTGACAAAATGCACCAAAGAAGTGTGGTTTCTTGGAATTCGATGATTTCTGGGTATGCTCAAAATGGGTTTTTTATGGAGGCGATTGACTTGTTTCGTAGGATGATGGAGATGGGAGATGTATCGCTGAATCGGGTGACTCTGGTTAGTGTGTTGCCTGCAATTTCACGGCTTGGAGCACTTGAATTGGGGAAATGGGTGCATTTGTATGCGGAGAGGAACGGGATTCAGATCGATGAGGTTCTTGGTTCTGCTCTTGTTGATATGTATGCTAAGTGTGGGAGCATTGAAAAGGCAGTTCAGGTGTTCGAGAGGCTGCCGCAAACTAATTATATAGCTTGGAATGCTGTAATCGGTGGTCTTGCTATGCATGGTAAAGCCAAAGAAGTGTTGGATTGTTTTTCAAGGATGGAAAGAAGTGGAGTATCACCTAGTGATGTTACTTACATAGCAATCTTGAGTGCTTGTAGTCATGCAGGTTTAGTTGAAAAGGGGAGATCATTTTTCAAGGATATGGTTAATAGGGTTGGATTAGAGCCAAGGATAGAACACTATGGGTGTATGGTTGACCTTCTGGGACGTGCTGGCTATCTAGAAGAAGCCGAGGAACTAATAATGAATATGCCAATAAGATCAGATGATGTCATATGGAAGGCATTGCTCGGTGCTTGTAAGATGCATAAAAACGTCGAAATTGGTAGGCGTGCAGCCGAGGTTTTGATGAAACTTGCTCCTCATGATAGCGGAGCATATGTGGCTCTCTCAAATTTGTATGCCGCATCGGGAAATTGGGATGGTGTTGCCAAGGTGAGGTTGATGATGAAAGAGATGGATATAAGGAAAGACCCTGGATGTAGTTGGATCGAAATCGATGGTGTTATACACGAGTTTCTTGTTGAAGATGATTCTCATCCTAGAGCCAAAGAAATAAACTCAATGTTGAAGGAAATTTCAAATAAGTTGAGCTTGGTTGGTCATATGCCAAATACTACACAAGTGTTGGTTAAGATGGACCAGAAACATAAAGAGAGTTTGTTGCACTACCATAGTGAGAAGATTGCAGTTGCATTTGGTTTAATTAGTACATCTCCAAAGACAACCCTTCAGATTGTTAAAAACTTGAGAATTTGTGATGATTGTCATTCCTCAATGAAgttaatctcaaaattttatGAGCGTAGGATAGTTATTAGAGATAGGAAACGGTTTCACCATTTTGAAAATGGTTCATGTTCTTGTATGGACTATTGGTAG
- the LOC140920713 gene encoding uncharacterized protein: MSFIVQIQIVCLDAELQNAKKSELWVIGKLNVPHTCTNYALSQDHTKLDSNMICQSIMQVVKVDPSIKVKEESYNQLPQWLLVMKTFAPGTKIEMETISAYHENSLINGIRIFHRLFWAFVLCISAFKFCKPIIQVDGTWLYDKYKGTLLVAIAHDENDNANICLISDRHESIKSAYNNPNNGWQDPPSKNMFCVRHISQNFTREFKDNALKKNFISIGYSINDPTYRYYRREIGMLNPEALKWLDNILRQDWSQAFVGGSRWGR, from the exons ATGTCATTTATTGTTCAGatccaaattgtttgtttagatgcAGAGCTTCAAAACGCAAAAAAAAGTGAATTGTGGGTTATTGGTAAATTGAATGTGCCTCATACATGCACAAATTATGCATTGTCACAAGATCATACGAAGCTCgattctaacatgatatgtCAAAGCATAATGCAAGTTGTGAAAGTGGATccttcaatcaaagtgaag GAAGAGTCTTACAATCAGCTCCCACAATGGTTGTTGGTTATGAAAACGTTTGCTCCAGGAACTAAAATAGAAATGGAAACCATCTCAGCTTATCATGAGAATAGTTTGATAAATGGGATAAGGATTtttcatagactattttgggCTTTCGTTCTGTGTATATCTGCGTTTAAATTCTGCAAACCAATAATACAAGTTGATGGGACTTGGCTGTACGACAAGTACAAAGGAACTCTATTGGTAGCAATTGCACATGATGAGAACGACAAC gccaacatttgtttgatttccgATAGACATGAATCTATTAagagtgcttataataatccgAATAATGGATGGCAAGATCCTCCGTCAAAGAATATGTTCTGCGTCcgacatatttcacaaaattttacaAGGGAATTTAAAGACAATGCTTTGAAGAAAAACTTTATTTCTATAG GTTACTCGATCAACGATCctacatatcgatactaccGTAGAGAAATCGGCATGCTAAATCCGGaggctttgaaatggttagacaacATACTTCGACAAGATTGGAGTCAAGCATTCGTTGGAGGTAGTCGTTGGGGTCGATGA